The Saccharothrix variisporea genome has a segment encoding these proteins:
- a CDS encoding cytochrome P450: MRLLFGVPDFGEPDRFHAAQRALVLSMDAGLDPTRGAAGVPAREYLSGLLDPWVAEPPDDGLLRHVDFDAAGPLRRLLVNSLRQVLVAGFSSSSSLLGQAVHLLVERDLLDQDEPMTLSTAAYNEIVRYTSVVQADSRACAEDVEIGGQRIERGQEVLAVLASANRDPEVFERPDELRLDRAPNPHLGFGRGAHSCLGTALATALHVPTLNALSRRYRVEPAAAAEIRPSATLRGLDRLPLRLLPR; encoded by the coding sequence CCAGCGCGCCCTTGTGCTCAGCATGGACGCGGGCCTGGACCCCACCAGGGGCGCGGCGGGCGTGCCGGCTCGGGAGTACCTGTCGGGGCTGCTCGACCCGTGGGTTGCCGAGCCGCCGGACGACGGCCTGCTCCGGCACGTGGACTTCGACGCCGCGGGCCCGCTGCGCCGCCTGCTGGTCAACTCCCTGCGCCAGGTCCTCGTCGCGGGTTTCTCGTCGTCGAGCAGCCTGCTCGGCCAGGCCGTCCACCTGCTCGTCGAACGCGACCTGCTGGACCAGGACGAGCCGATGACCCTGAGCACGGCCGCGTACAACGAGATCGTCCGCTACACGAGCGTCGTCCAGGCGGACAGCCGCGCGTGTGCGGAGGACGTCGAGATCGGCGGGCAACGGATCGAGCGCGGCCAGGAGGTGCTCGCGGTGCTCGCCTCGGCCAACCGCGACCCCGAGGTGTTCGAACGCCCGGACGAGTTGCGGCTGGACCGGGCGCCCAACCCGCACCTGGGATTCGGCCGCGGTGCCCACTCGTGCCTGGGCACCGCCCTCGCGACGGCCCTGCACGTGCCCACCCTGAACGCCTTGTCCCGGCGCTACCGCGTCGAACCCGCCGCCGCGGCGGAGATCCGCCCCTCCGCGACCCTGCGTGGCCTGGATCGCCTGCCCCTGCGCCTCCTTCCCCGCTGA
- a CDS encoding aspartyl/asparaginyl beta-hydroxylase domain-containing protein, with amino-acid sequence MQAVDPWPAAPVLAQLPPVARLAAAFDSDALREDLASIDAGTWSAINIMTGDGVGLPSTTLDWRTIPLRSIGGAADRTDPGGPELADFADTPWLDRLPAFREVLAAIPGPLRSARLMALGPGAESPLHSDTKVGLPWGTVRLHVPVRTLPEAILVLDGETYCWEPGGLWYADFTRAHLVRNTGAERRIHLVVDVVVTDDLLALFPPVFREPSNRAGYLVQQRFGDTAVDDPSPVCAFEAPRSFLSFEAADGAHLDDDQLVPMSVEDVDGALVLVADRKPRFRLLPVGDGEFRFAGWTRERTVEIGDDHVTLHTRKGGSEIWSRRVPAQPVGVREAVS; translated from the coding sequence ATGCAAGCAGTTGACCCCTGGCCCGCGGCCCCCGTGCTCGCGCAGCTGCCGCCGGTCGCGCGGTTGGCCGCGGCGTTCGATTCGGACGCCCTGCGCGAGGACTTGGCGTCGATCGACGCCGGCACGTGGTCGGCCATCAACATCATGACCGGTGACGGAGTCGGCCTGCCCAGTACGACGCTGGACTGGCGCACCATCCCGCTGCGCTCCATCGGCGGTGCCGCCGACCGCACCGACCCGGGTGGGCCCGAACTCGCGGACTTCGCCGACACGCCGTGGCTGGACCGCCTGCCGGCGTTCCGGGAGGTCCTCGCCGCCATTCCCGGGCCGCTGCGGTCTGCCCGTCTCATGGCACTCGGCCCCGGTGCGGAGTCGCCGCTGCACAGCGACACGAAGGTCGGACTGCCGTGGGGCACGGTCCGGCTGCACGTCCCGGTGCGAACGCTGCCCGAAGCGATCCTCGTGCTCGACGGCGAGACGTACTGCTGGGAGCCCGGCGGTCTGTGGTACGCGGACTTCACGCGGGCGCACTTGGTGCGCAACACCGGCGCGGAGCGCCGGATCCACCTCGTTGTCGACGTCGTGGTCACCGACGACCTGCTCGCGCTGTTCCCGCCCGTGTTCCGCGAACCGTCCAACCGCGCCGGCTACCTGGTCCAGCAGCGCTTCGGCGACACCGCCGTCGACGACCCGTCCCCGGTGTGCGCGTTCGAAGCCCCGAGGTCCTTCCTGTCGTTCGAGGCGGCGGACGGTGCGCACCTGGACGACGACCAACTCGTGCCGATGTCGGTCGAGGACGTGGACGGCGCCCTCGTCTTGGTCGCGGACCGCAAGCCGCGGTTCCGGCTCCTGCCGGTCGGCGACGGCGAGTTCCGCTTCGCCGGCTGGACCCGCGAGCGGACCGTCGAGATCGGGGACGACCACGTCACGCTGCACACCCGCAAGGGTGGTTCGGAGATCTGGAGCCGGCGGGTGCCCGCGCAGCCCGTCGGCGTGCGCGAGGCGGTGTCGTGA